The genomic interval CCCGTTAGAATTGGTAAAGAAATGCAATTAGGTTCTAAATCTTTTGGGGTTATTAATCTAGAAAGTGATAAAGAAAATGCCTTTTCTGAAAATGATAAAGAACGTCTCTGGTTATTAGCTCGTTTTGCGGCTACTCGCTTAGAAAGAATACAATCTGAACAGAAAATTAAACAATTAAGAAGAATTGAAAAACAAATTTTTGAGGCAAAAAACTACGATAAAATTATTGAGATTATTATTGAATCAATTACTAATATGTTACAATTCACCTTGATTAATATTTCTTTAATTAATCCTGAACAAACTGCTATTCAAAGTGAATATGTTGCTGGCAGATTTTTGTCCAAAGATGCTCAAGAAGAATTTAAGAAAGAAGTATCACATTCTTTACAAAGTAATGATATTCAATCAGATATTATTAAAAACAGAGAAATAGAAGTTATTGATGAATTTGATGAACGATTTGATGAGGAGATTTATGATAAATATAAACATGGTGATTTAATTAGAGTATTTATTCCCATGATTGAACCTTCTACTAATTTAGTCATAGGAACTATTGAAGTTGGCTATGAAAAAAGATATCGTAAATATATTTATGAAGAAGATATTCAAATTATCCAGAGTTTGATAGATTATTCTGTTAATTTTCTGGAAAGACTAAGAGCAGGAATGATTGATAAAATCATGCACGAATTTAAGTCCCCTATTGGTGGAATTAGAAGTAATGTTGATTTCCTATTACGTCACAAAATTAACGATCAAATAAACAAAATTGAAAAACAGGATAAAGATTATATTATTATCAAATTAAAAGATATTTTAACGGATTCAGAAATTTTAGTTAATCAAGTGGGAGAATTAGAATATTTATTAGGAACTCCTAATTCTCGTAAGTTACGGTTTACAAAGACCAATGTATTTAAAGATATTATTATTAAAACAATTAATCAATTGAGTCCTACTCTTAAAGATCATAAACTGCCTCATAACGTATCTTATAAGTCAGAAGATATTGACAAAATAAATATTTGTACAGATAGAGCCAAACTTAATCAAGTAGTTTATAATATTCTTATAAATGCCATTAAATACTCTAAAGAATTTCCTAACTCTCTTAAAAAAGATTATACTCAATTTAGAGTTTCATTAGAAGTGGAGGAACAGAAAGAATGCTTTATTATTAAATTCCAAGATTGGGGAATAGGAATAAACGAAGATGATCGGGATAAAATATTTGAGCAAGGATTTCGTAGTTTTCAAGCACAAGCAATGGATGTATTGGGTTCGGGACTTGGTTTGTCAATTTCCAAAAATATTATGAAACAATTAGGAGGAAACTTACTCTTAAAGTATAATGGTAATCCAACAGAGTTTCATATCGTTCTGCCAAAACAACCACCAAAACTATAAAAAAGCAATCAAGGAGATATCGAATGTTTGTAATTGTAGATGATGAACTAGAAAGAATGAGAGTTTATATTGAGGAATTACAATTATGTAATTATCAAGTTGAATTAGTTGGAAACATTGATGATGCTTTAGAATACTTTGATAAAAAGAAAGAACAAATAGAACTTTTGATTCTTGACATTATGATGGCGAGTGGACAACTATCTAGAGAACCAGGGATCAATGGAGGATTAAGGACAGGCATTGTCTTCTATAAAAAGATTAGAGAAAACGATAAGAACTTGCCGATTATTATTTTCAGTAATCTTTCTCAAATAAATGACCAAGAAATAGAAGAAGAAATTGAGAATAATCCTAGAAGTAAATTTCTTCAAAAAATAGAGACTTTACCTTATCAATTTGTAGAAGAAGTTAAAGAAATGTTAAGTTTATCTTAGCTTAAGATAAAATGTCAAATAAAATATTAGATACAGTTAATTTCATATTTGGTATAGACTACTGAGTAATCGATATGAGTATAAATCAACCCAGTTTGTTTTCTTCTACTAATGAATTTACAATATCTAACAAATTTGAAATGCTTAGTAAGCGTGTTATAAGTGATAAAACAATACCAGAATCAAAACAAAGTGAAGTTCTAGAAGACTTAGATGATAAGCGTGCCATATTAGAGAGAACGTATCAAAAAGTTATTACTCAACCAGATCATCTTAATCAGAAAGACACAAGTGAGATGAAGCTATGTGAGAAGGAATCTCTGAAAACCCTGAATCTAGTTGGAAAAGAAAGCCATCCTGAATCAGATGAGTTAAATGACTTAATTAGTAGAATTAGATTTGATATTGAAAAAATTCAAAGAATAGTTACCTTATTTGCTCCTTCAGATTTACTTGAATTTGAAAGGACTTTGATGTGGATGTATGAACAAGGTCAAGAAGAAGAATTAGGATTTTTACAAAGAATCAGCAAAAAGCCACCCTATAAATCTGATTTACTCAATATTACGATAGAAGCAATTGCGAATAGACAACCATTGCAAAAATACCGAATTTTCTGTTCAGAAGATGACATCAAAAAAATAACGCCTAAAATAGATATTATTCGTAACTATAAGCATTTTGTGATCGTTTTAGCTACCACTGCTATGATCACAGAAATTAAAGCACGTTATGCAGTAGAAATTTTACCCCCTGTAAAATTTACATCCGAAACAATACTCCCCAACAGTGTATCTATTAAACAGACTAACCCAGAGGAAACCATGCGAGATCACAGAGATCAAGTAATCTATTTTAATCTGCCCATTCTTGAAGACTGGAAACGTCAAATCGAGACTCTTGGTGCAACTATTTTACGACCCATTGGTCGCAGAGAAATCGTTGCTTCTGTCCCCAATAAGGAGATAATTAAACAAATTAAAAGTAATGTAGAAGGGGTTGAAGATATTAGACCCTATACCCCAACCATTCGGGTTAATCCTCAAAACCTACAAAACCTTCATCAAACCCCTGCCAACGCTACAGAACAAGATCTCAAAAAAGCGATCGCCCAAGCAAGAATTCAAGCAGCTAAATCCCAACCAAATGATCATCAGAGAAAAAATACTGTACCAGGGATTTTGATTGCCGATTTTTTCACAGAAGAAGATCGTAATCAAGGGGCGCAGGAATTAGAAAACCAAGGTATCCGTATTACTAATCGTCCAGGTAAAAAAACCTTAGTCGTTGACGTTAGTAAAGATGCCAATGCTTTAAACTCTTTTATGACTATTACTCGATTAACGGGATTACAATCAGTAGAAGAAAAAACCATTCCCAGACTATTTAATGAGCAAGCACGCTATGTTATCGGCAAAAACGTCATTCCTTCTAACC from Aphanothece sacrum FPU1 carries:
- a CDS encoding response regulator, whose protein sequence is MFVIVDDELERMRVYIEELQLCNYQVELVGNIDDALEYFDKKKEQIELLILDIMMASGQLSREPGINGGLRTGIVFYKKIRENDKNLPIIIFSNLSQINDQEIEEEIENNPRSKFLQKIETLPYQFVEEVKEMLSLS
- a CDS encoding GAF domain-containing sensor histidine kinase, whose amino-acid sequence is MNNNNNQSLLEKLSELSDNLAYLSPHDFLLQLPDKICLILNVDSCILWILNEKEQKFQVGYASQEVDDEYKKIELNLNHPTIKRNFNLNNSSVKNKVFYIKDLKQINFRLISKEEIEKRQWFSIGTLVLKSEQRLVGLVDLLIKKTNQHFSFTKAKRKIFKILGNCAVSAIYKLESEDRKKLQKLIHIMLEMTQKYADNDLWKLLEKGASKLVDFKYIWVSKLDHATGQLKTANQEENSEQEVRKSSINKKKKIGITGKAIEEEKPILVNDINNSPLESIYIKHNSDTVSELDLPIVINDIPVRIGKEMQLGSKSFGVINLESDKENAFSENDKERLWLLARFAATRLERIQSEQKIKQLRRIEKQIFEAKNYDKIIEIIIESITNMLQFTLINISLINPEQTAIQSEYVAGRFLSKDAQEEFKKEVSHSLQSNDIQSDIIKNREIEVIDEFDERFDEEIYDKYKHGDLIRVFIPMIEPSTNLVIGTIEVGYEKRYRKYIYEEDIQIIQSLIDYSVNFLERLRAGMIDKIMHEFKSPIGGIRSNVDFLLRHKINDQINKIEKQDKDYIIIKLKDILTDSEILVNQVGELEYLLGTPNSRKLRFTKTNVFKDIIIKTINQLSPTLKDHKLPHNVSYKSEDIDKINICTDRAKLNQVVYNILINAIKYSKEFPNSLKKDYTQFRVSLEVEEQKECFIIKFQDWGIGINEDDRDKIFEQGFRSFQAQAMDVLGSGLGLSISKNIMKQLGGNLLLKYNGNPTEFHIVLPKQPPKL